The Thermothielavioides terrestris NRRL 8126 chromosome 2, complete sequence genome includes a region encoding these proteins:
- a CDS encoding glycoside hydrolase family 75 protein (CAZy_ID 269942): protein MPPLALLGAAAVSAREVPATIRSFYNSLGAAGSCCNKLATGFYASDDGPDTFSYCGDHLSDYNVVYIQGVGGALADMDVDCDGAQRAGSDDGRCNSSTDTQGETAFRSTVAGYGRGIADLDPFVHPYVVFGNEGSKPGWKTFDPRAYGVEPLSVVAVVCGDQLLYAIWGDTNGDDGAKPMVGEASIALATACFGSSMSGNNGHDATDVLYLAFAGSEAVPGADGAAWDVGSFEEFEASIAALGDRLVQRVGGRAGDSDEPPREGGWAGRSLG, encoded by the exons ATGCCGCCCTTG GCCCTACTaggtgccgctgccgtatCCGCCCGCGAAGTGCCCGCCACTATCCGGAGCTTCTACAACTCACTCGGGGCCGCAGGGAGCTGCTGTAACAAGCTAGCGACGGGCTTCTACGCCTCCGACGATGGCCCGGACA CCTTCTCCTACTGCGGCGACCACCTGAGCGACTACAACGTGGTCTATATCCagggcgtgggcggcgcgctcgcaGATATGGACGTCGACTGCGACGGGGCGCAGCGCGCGGGCAGCGACGACGGGCGGTgcaacagcagcaccgaCACGCAGGGCGAGACGGCGTTCCGGTCGACGGTGGCGGGCTACGGGAGGGGcatcgccgacctcgacccGTTCGTGCACCCGTACGTCGTGTTCGGTAACGAAGGGTCCAAGCCGGGCTGGAAGACGTTCGATCCGCGCGCGTACGGCGTCGAGCCGTTGTCGGTCGTGGCGGTGGTCTGCGGTGACCAGTTG CTCTATGCCATCTGGGGCGACACCAACGgggacgacggcgccaaGCCAATGGTAGGCGAGGCATCGATCGCCCTGGCGACGGCGTGCTTCGGTTCGTCCATGAGCGGCAACAATGGCCACGACGCCACCGACGTGCTGTACCTGGCCTTCGCCGGGTCAGAGGCCGTgccgggcgccgacggcgccgcatGGGACGTGGGCTCGTTTGAGGAGTTCGAGGCGTCCATCGCCGCGCTGGGAGACAGGCTTGTGCAgcgggtcggcggccgcgcg GGCGATTCAGACGAGCCACCCCGCGAAGGCGGGTGGGCAGGCAGGAGCCTTGGCTAA